TTTTTAGATGTCATATCAGTATATAATGTAGCTCTGGCCTCACTCCTCTAGACAATTTAGTTGTACTGACAACAAATCAGGAGGACTGTGGGTGGCTGATTAGTGATTATAATTCGTTTTGCAGGCCAAGCAGCTCTGAGCAGGACCCATCCAACCGTCGGCaatctgatttatttgattcGTTTCAGTCTTTAAAGTTAGGTTCTTCAGAGCCTAAAGTCTCACCAGCCATGAACAGCTTGCGAGGTTATTATGGTCTCAGACAACCAGATGAAAAAGCTTCTTCCGGAGGTTCAGACTCGAATGGGAGAGCTAAATATCTTGAGGATGGGTCATTTTACACACCTTCAAAGCATCCATTGAGTCATCAAAGGAAATCGAGAAGTGTTGctaataatttaatgtatGCAAATGGTGGGCTGCATGACCCACTCTTGTCACCAGAATCTGAAGATAGTGGCACTAGCAAATGGATTGAGAAGCTTTTAGGGAGGCGGCAAATGTCTGAAACCGGATTAACATCTTGTCCCCCAGAAAAGCTTCTTAAGGAGGAAAGCAGCAGTAGCAGTGGCATTTCAAGTGGAGGCTTAGCTCTCAGGTCCAAGGCAGCCTCCAGAGCTTTCTCAGGCGGAGTAGATGCTGAGTCGGGTGGGATGACCCCAATTCCTTTAAATTTGGGGGAATCACCTCAAACTGACCCTGTCAGTGGAGTGCGCAAGTCATCAAGTACATCGAGTTTGATGGATACAGATATCAGCGCATTATCATTGCTATGGCCAACGTCAACGTGGAGTTTGAAGCCAGATTTCCAGGCTCTCTCTTCTGCTGCCATGCCTATCTTTGACGGCCTGCCTAAGCCAATGAGCAGGAAAAACAAAGCTGCACTTGATTAGTGAGTCATGTATTCGTCACTCTATTCTTTTGTGCACTGTCAAGGAGCATTCATTCCACGCTGAGATCGGTAAAAGATGGATTGGATGTGAAGAAATATACATGTTTTACGATCATTGGTTACCGATACGTCTCAGTTTTGATGGTGTTGAAGAGAAGTTGGCCTTCATTCACCTAAGGAACAGGGACAGCCAAAAAAAAGCTTGTTTTGCTGCTTTTGGAGAATTGATGCAGCATGTACATACTTTTACCGGAATTTATAGATAGCATGTATACTGGATTGGATAGTCACCTTACCTTTTGATGacaagagaagaaaagaaaattatatttgtacttacatatttatatacaccATTTATATTCTTTCTGCCTTCGTATGACTCTTATGGAAAGGTACAATCTGTACTAATAATtactcatatttaattatgataaatttgaaatatatgcttaaactcaaataaatatgattaaatactaatatttgagatttatgcaaaataaaacataaatatcaagaaattttaaagtatgttttagaaatttaaatatatttttttaatgaatttgaactttctaatttatatatctataattatattaataaaaatttaatataatttatatatttaatatgtaaaattgaaagttatatttttaataagctattataaaataaccaatgaagtgtcgaattagagtcAAATAAATAGGacgatagaaattttattggGTTTTCGagccagcccatcgggttttcgggtctgtctctaacgggttgcgggttaatcgggtgcgggctaatcgggctataaattttcagccctaacccTGTAAATTTGGCAGGCTATTTGGGCCGGCCCACAggttgcgggctacattgacatccctaggtACAAAGTTAAAAAGACAGTTTTGTAATTcacaaaatactactccctccgttccttgttAGTAgatgtactcccttcgtcccactttagaaATCTCAGTTTACCATTTgtgggtgtcccactttaggagtctggttggaatatttcataaatggtattagtctcacgttccactaacctttttccactcaaattttattataaaactaatataaaaagtaagaCCTACAttctattatctttttttcaccaacttttttttttacatttcttaaaactcgtgttgaACTCAGCTGAGACTTGTAAAGTGAGACGGAGATTAGGAATAGTGTTGTAAATGGACGGtggaaaaagtaggagagactaaaatagaaggaagaattactttttgctaaaaatagagatgactcaattaatttgaaacttctcaaaatagaaaaatgacatTTGGTTTTCGGACACAAAATTTGATGTAATATACACACTTGTTTATTATGACATGTTGGGTACAAAGATTTCATcttctattttgataaattttgcctcaaatttttatttctcttaatGTCGAAGCTTTATCAACGTTACATTAAAACTGGTGTTGAAAATAGAGTTAGAATTAATGTACGAAAAATAAGCCATTTTAAGGTGTATGATGATCGTGGATGCAACCGTTGGATGaggtataaatatatttaagtaATAAATGGGCAACCGCAATTTGAAATTCGTTTGGATAAGAAAATCCCAACTGCGCGCAATCtacagagagagaaagagtgaagagagagagtgacACGTCACCATCTTCACAACCATGGCTGCTCTTCAGCACCTCTCTTCTTCCATCACCGCTCCCCTCCCGCCGCAGCTCCGCTCTCGTTTCCatccccgccgccgccgcggaTTTCGCCTGCTCCCTTCCGCCTCGGCCGCTCCTTACTCCGCGCAGACTGACAACGCCATCACCCGCCGCCAATTGATCGGCGGACTACaagtcgccgccgccgcgatTTCGATCTCTCCGCCCGGCCGCAAGGCGCTGGCGGCGGACGACTCGCTGTCCGAGTGGGAGAGAGTTTTCCTTCCGATTGATCCCGGCGTCGTGCTTCTCGACATTGCGTTCGTCCCTGATGATCCCTCTCACGGTTAGTTTCCACAgtagatttcattttttgcaaattgaagtgaaaattttgttagatTGGTGGTGTAAATTTACTGTGAATATTTTGGAGCACATTGCGGAATAGTTGAAATATCCGAGTAGATTGTACCTTTGGTGGTTCAATTAGCATATTGATTGACGATATAGCTAATTAAGCTGGTGGAAAATGAATCAGAGTGCCAATCCCCTTTGATTTGGATGGTTTGGCAGGTTTTCTATTGGGGTTGTTTCTGTTACCTACTGATTTCGTGTAATTGAGGTGGAAATTTTGTTAGATTGGTGATGTTTGAAtatatactgaatttactgtgagtattttgaaaaacATTCGGAATAGTTGAATTATCCGATTAGATGGTTCAGTTAGCACATTGATTGGATATGTAGCTAATTAAGCTGGTGGAAAATGCAGCAGACAGAGTACCAACCCGCTTTGATTTTGGATGGTTTGGCAGGTTTCCTATTGGTGTTTTGTATATTACCAACTGATTTCATATAATTGAAGTGAAATTTTTGTTGCATTGGTGAATGGTGATGGTTGAATATACGCTGAATTTACAGTTAGTATTTTGGAAAACCTTGTGGAATAGTTGAATTATCAGATTAGATGGTTTAAATTCAATTAGCACATTGATGGAAGATATAGCTAATTAAGCTGGTGGAAAATGCAGTAGAGAGTCAACCCCTTTTGATTTGGATGGTTTGGCAGGTTTCCTATTGGGGACTAGACAAACTTTGTTGGAGACGAAAGACGGAGGAACCACTTGGGCTCCACGTTCCATACCGTCTGCTGAGGATGAGGACTTTAACTATAGGTTTAATTGCATCAGCTTCAAAGGGAAGGAAGGTTGGATTATAGGCAAGCCAGCTATTCTTTTGTACACTTCAGATGCTGGAGATACATGGAAGCGCATACCGTTAAGTTCTCAACTTCCTGGTGATATGGTAACCATCAGCTTTCTAGCTTGcctcactttatttattttcctcaatgtgttcatttattttccatGTATTGGCATTTTTTCTCTATGGTCACATCTCATGCACATTGGTGTCTATGCTTGGGTTACATATTGTTACTTTTATGTGTAGACgccttttcttcttccagTTTTCATCACATGATGACTAACTTGACTATCAATACCATTGAGCATGGTTGAGGAATGCTTGTTTATACAGTATTTATTTCATCATAATCCTCTTCAACTCCAAAACCTAATGCAAAAACTGCAAATCTTACCACAATAAGGGATGAAAGGAATGGACTCAAAGCAAAACACAAAGCAGGGAGGGTGCTTATAtgtaaatttacaaaattcaatttcacttGGTTCGCGATAGCAGAAGCAGCAATAAGGAGGAGAGACCTAGATTCTTTGACTCAGGGGCCAGGAAAAATTGCTGGGACAATGCAAAACTGTTTCCTGGTCGAGACCAGAAAGATGGTGAATAGATGCAACTGGCAACATTGTCTGCCAACGTCTCCATACCTGTAATGGTTGCATCTGTTATGACTTATGAGTATGATCATATTACTCCTTTTTTGAAAGGTGGCGAATCTGTGGCTGATAATTATCAGATTCTTCAAACCAGGGTATAGGTTGAAATCCGACAAGAATGGTAGTATTGAACAGGGATTGACAACTTGAcatgattgaaaatttgaaatggcTGTTTATGGCAGTGTTATTGTTGGAACTTGTAAGTATTAGTTCATTGATTGGGAAATAATCTCTAGAGATCCTTTGGTCAGATGCAACTAGGCACAAAAATGATCAAGACCACATCTTATTTATGTAGTACTTTGATTCAATAAGCCACAACCTATCCCTTAATAAAGTTTGTAATGTTCTTGTTTCAGGTATATATAAAGGGTACTGGAGAAAAGGGTGCCGAATTGGTAACTGATCAGGGTGCAATTTATGTCACATCAAATGGTGGATACAATTGGAAGGCTGCTATTCAGGAGACTGTTTCAGCTACTTTGAATAGGTTAGTTTCCTCTGAGACTTAAAAGGAATTCGGGCTCCCTGAGTCTCTGTATTACTCCATTTGTATTACTGTCTCAATATTCTATGCCTACATTTTGGCTCCCTGTGTACTAGTTACTAGTGTGCACCCTTGCTGTTGCAGAACAGTTTCTAGTGGTATCAGTGGTGCCAGCTACTATACAGGAACATTTAGCACTGTGAATCGCTCACCGGATGGAAAATATGTCGCTGTTTCAAGCCGTGGTAACTTCTATCTGACATGGGAACCAGGTCAGGTAAACTTCCCTAACAAcattgacataaaaaaatataattcttttTACCTTTACTACAATTAAAGACTAGGAGACAAAGCACCCTtctatatactactcctagttGTTTAATGTTGGTATGAATGTGTTAAAAGTCCCGTTAGCTTCTCTATGGACcaaaatgaattatttgatatttttccaTTCTGAAGTTCAACTCATTGCCATGTTCATAAATCTACTGCTTTTTCATTTGGCTaccaaatgatatttttttaattttagaaaagcTTATGATGTTGTCAATGTGCATGCAACATCTCAGGCATATTGGCAGCCTCATAATAGGGCTATTGCAAGAAGAATTCAGAACATGGGCTGGAGAGCTGACGGTGGTCTTTGGCTTCTAGCACGTGGCGGGGGACTTTTTCTTAGCAAGGGTACTGGGGTAAGTGACTTTTGATGTAAAGGAAAATTTGCTCTTTTTCTACATGTTGCAAGGTAGATACATAACTTTTAGGTAAATCTCCTAATTTCTTCTCTGAGATGTAATTTTTCACCTTCACTCAGCcacttatttttcattttcatgaaCTTAGCTATGTAGTACTATAAAGgaaatttattactagtaaatATCAGTTCGACTCACAACTGAAAAAAAGGTTTATGTCTGCTTAATAAATTTTCTatcgcaaaaaaaaaaatgttgctTTAGGCCATTTTAATTCTTAATGTTCCCATGCTTATTCattgaaaactaagcaataTTTATCTTTAGTTAATAAGGGAAATATGTCATGTTATCCGTCTACTGCCTTGTGTAtctgtttgattttatatttgtttttaccAATCGCAATCATTCTCAATGTTGTCAGATATCTGAGGAATTTGAGGAAATTCCAGTGCAGAGTCGTGGATTCGGGATTCTTGATGTTGGGTACCGATCAGAGGTAAAACTGAATCCTGTTGAGAACTTTCTTTAGTGAGTGTTTACTGCATTCATGGTCTCACACACAACATAATTCAAATCTTAGTACACTATTTCTATAGTTTAGACGATATAGGCCTTCCCGATTTGTTGCAAAATTCAGCTGTCGTTGGATagttatactattatttaaatattctctatatttttatcaaatttgacTTCCGTGAATGTTCTTTTTTACTTGATCATAGAATTTGATTGTTTGAAAGTATTTATTAGGGCCAGACAGAGTCATTTATTTGCATATGATCATTTGTGAAGATGTGTCATAACGGATGTTGGTTTATGCAACTTGCAGGATGAGGCTTGGGCTGCCGGTGGGAGTGGTGTTCTGCTGAAAACCACGAACAGTGGGAAGACCTGGGTCCGTGACAGAGCAGCTGACAACATCGCTGCCAATCTTTACTCTGTGAAGTAAGCTTTATTCTTTCATCAAGTCATTGACTAATATGCAGTAACCATTCATATAGATGAGAAAGATAACGAGAAAAGGGGGCGGAGACTTTCCATTAAATGATATACTCATGGCTGTGCTTGGATGAGTTCAAAAGTTGGTAATTCATGCTGTGCAGGTTCATAAATGACAAACAAGGATTCGTACTGGGGAACGACGGAGTCTTGCTGAAATATCTAGGGTGAATAGGCTGCCTGAACTGAGGATGCAGAATTGACGTGTGATTCTTTTGTTTAGTTGTCTGTGATCGCATCTCCAATTACATTCAGAGGAACCATGTGagttaattacttaattttgtttatttatctgTTTCTTGGCTGTTCTACATAAATACATAAGGCTTTGgcttttatatagtactcctatttagATCACTGGAAATTGATAaagtttttttcaaaacgacctttggtttatcattttatgtGTACGTTAGTATATAGTTGGCAAACATTGATCAGTTGAGTCTGTGTTCGATCTCACAAGTTAGTTATGGTGTTTCGATCTCCGGAAGAGATGATGTTGCTTATGGTGTTTCGATCTCCGAAAGTGATGTTGCTTGGAAGTCAGTTTTGCCTTTCAAGTTCGACACAATATGAAGCTTATAAGTCGATTTTTAAGTTATAATAATCTTGAGATTAAATGATACTTCACAACattatactctctcttattttaccatttcttcatttagttcatttttataaaacgagtgcagaaaagtgaCAGAGACTTCTAaaatggaacggatggagtactattcagaatccatttttgatatttcaagttctaaatAAGATGAATGTCGTCAGTTTTGATCTAATAAGTTTAAGACAAGATATGGTTGAGAATATTAGACGTTCAAAAATCAGATATGGTGTTTTGAGCTCTGTATAAAAATGCGTAGTTGACTGTTGACATATGTgatcttaaattatttataatatctatataatatatCTTTTTGGGAGGttttgaaaaatcattttatgcTGAGGTatgtaaatgcaattaatatgaaattcagaaattaattctaataaatagtactccgtatACGTGAGTTAGTGAGTGAGTGGGAAGTTGAACTCGACGTTGAAGAACTGCATGGAGCAGCTCAATCTTGCTCGGCAAGATCAGGAGCAGAGAATGCGTGATGCTGTGATGCAGACATCTGAGGAGTTTGAGAAATCGCACAAGAAGCTAGAGGAGAAGCTGTCTGAGACAAGAAAGCGGCTAGCAAGCCTAAATTCTGAGAATTCATATCTCAGCAAGGCTGTAGCTATGAAAGAGAAATTGATTGAGGATCTCAATAGTGTCAAGATTCAGACACATGTCTTCATCGAATCCGGACCACTGGAAGCAGCGCATACTAATCCCTATTGTGCTCGcaggtttttctttttttctctctctttctttctgaATTGTTTTTCTGATGATTGTCGTCTGATTTAGAGAATTATTTTTGTGCGAAAACTAGGGATTGCTGGAGGATCTGTAGGATTGTTGTCAAAACACAGAAATAATCCCAGCCTTTCAGCGATTTTAGCTATATATGCTTCGAATTTCGCTATCATCGCTGGTTGTTACTGCGGTAAAGTTACTATTTTGATATTCATAGCTTTTAATGATCGAATTTGATATTCATAGCTTTTAATGATTGAATTTGATTATGTTGATTTTCGATGGATCGTGTAGCTTTTCCATTTCCACTTATGCTATTGTTCACTGTATTTGGTAATCACAAATTTATGATCAAAAACATATTGCACTGTGGATTTTCTTCCATCGTTATTGATTTGAGGAAGTAAATCTGATCATTATTATgttgaagaaaaaatcaatcttTATTTGACTGTATATAGGTAAAGATTAATCGGATAACACTTATGTTTGGATCATAACATCAGTATGTCTATTGTGATAATCAtatatttagttaattttaaagttaatgtagtgtataaagaagttttaaaaatgatgagtaattatccattgtatttaattctttattgtgatagatttttatcttcctattccatgatttattgtttaaacattatattatatgatttgtttcaaatttattatgcttcaatgttgatttgtatagattttttattcttatataactaaaattgttactcatattgttcattgttaatattaattctaatttgtttattaatttaaactttaaaattaatgttttaaaaatatattaatctgtgcatagcacaggggagttttgaaaatatttacaaaattgtcattttatattaaatattataccttaattaaaactttgtttgaatatatttattcaacttAATAAGCGTCAGTTATATAGATGTGAAAAGAAtgccatttaatttaaaattaaaaggaaagcGAGTGGAAGGTTTTATAATAAGTGGGAGattttataatgtataattaacGAGTCATGGAAGTTTGAGAAGCTGTTGTACCGGAAGAAAAATGTGTGGAAAGTGAGGGATAAGAAGGGGAAGAGTGAGAATGTAGGGGgtaaaaagaagaggaagatgcGTGATACCGTGGAGGAGGATCATCGACATGGAGTTAAGAAGTGGAAGGTTGATAAGAAGGATAGTGTTGGTGAGCAGTGCGTTTTGTCAATGCCACCATTGAGTGAAGTAAGTTcctgaatttttttgttgatttacaATTTGTGACTTATTATGTTTTCAATTGATTGCTTTTGCCATGATAATTTGTGAGTGTTTGATTAACAGATTGAAGAGTGGCTAAGTAGCTGTTGTTGGCTATAGGTTGTTTATTGATTGAAATGACATTAACTATCCATTGCTTGGTGTTATAATcagtaattttttgttttcaatcaACACTTATTAACATAGGGATTAATATAGAAATGAGAAATCTATATAAGAATACTCTTCCCATGAAACAAttcttgtatcaaaatttctCTACGACGCATGAGGAAAAGCCAGGTCTGCTAAAATATGCTGGAGATGATGATCTCGATTTCGCGTTCACCGTCAGTCGAGATAATTGGGAAACGACGTGATCACTGCAAATCATTAACGCGATGGCGAAGCAGCGATCGCAAGCGAGGAGGATAAGAAAGACGGGGATACGAACTTAGCGTCAAAAAGAGGTGTAATGTTGTGGCGGTCGTCGAACCGAAAGGCGATGCGTTCTCTTTCTCCGATGAGAAATGGTCAGCGATATCTATTGTAAGAAGGGGTGATGCAAATCAGAAAGATGAATTTCGTTTGTGCGGCAGCGTGGAGCATAGTGATAGATCGAAGTGGAGGTTGGGAGAGACAAAATAGAGGCGTATTGATTTAGGGAGATTCTTTGaccttataaatttatagctTAGTAATGGTCTTTTTATGTTgctccaattattttattgaatagtCTAGACTAGATGAtctttttaattgttttaataaataaatttgattacgAATAATTTAtgagtttaatttattgattttttttactctaacttaatgttaataataatatgtatgtatatttttgtcaaaatcaccaatcaatatatttgtgtgttatttttatttctttgtttgattttatattttttaataattattttttattttatatatttatgatgtcagatttcatacaataatatttttatcaatttataaaattattttacagtataaaataagtttaaataaaagaaaatggatcaTGCAACGTACGTGGGTGATACTagtatcaattaaaaaaacactAGCAAGTACCCTCAATTCTGTCatatcttaaattatttttataaaaaaaaattctttttatttaagataTGATGGTGTACTGAAGGTACTTTAAGCGAGAAAAAATTCAGTGGTCACGACATACCAAATGGCAGTGTGACGTGGTATGTCCCACTAATAATCTTTTAACATGTGGATTAATAAA
The genomic region above belongs to Salvia hispanica cultivar TCC Black 2014 chromosome 3, UniMelb_Shisp_WGS_1.0, whole genome shotgun sequence and contains:
- the LOC125213800 gene encoding lysM and putative peptidoglycan-binding domain-containing protein 1-like, giving the protein MERYRISDDEVEFDSRSSSSPSRSLPISTSPSDSAAGHNYIIHTVGKYDTVAGVAIKYGVEVADIKRLNGLVTDLQMFALKTLKIPLPGKHPVSPTWCNGQETQRPSSSEQDPSNRRQSDLFDSFQSLKLGSSEPKVSPAMNSLRGYYGLRQPDEKASSGGSDSNGRAKYLEDGSFYTPSKHPLSHQRKSRSVANNLMYANGGLHDPLLSPESEDSGTSKWIEKLLGRRQMSETGLTSCPPEKLLKEESSSSSGISSGGLALRSKAASRAFSGGVDAESGGMTPIPLNLGESPQTDPVSGVRKSSSTSSLMDTDISALSLLWPTSTWSLKPDFQALSSAAMPIFDGLPKPMSRKNKAALD
- the LOC125213798 gene encoding photosystem II stability/assembly factor HCF136, chloroplastic-like, with product MAALQHLSSSITAPLPPQLRSRFHPRRRRGFRLLPSASAAPYSAQTDNAITRRQLIGGLQVAAAAISISPPGRKALAADDSLSEWERVFLPIDPGVVLLDIAFVPDDPSHGFLLGTRQTLLETKDGGTTWAPRSIPSAEDEDFNYRFNCISFKGKEGWIIGKPAILLYTSDAGDTWKRIPLSSQLPGDMVYIKGTGEKGAELVTDQGAIYVTSNGGYNWKAAIQETVSATLNRTVSSGISGASYYTGTFSTVNRSPDGKYVAVSSRGNFYLTWEPGQAYWQPHNRAIARRIQNMGWRADGGLWLLARGGGLFLSKGTGISEEFEEIPVQSRGFGILDVGYRSEDEAWAAGGSGVLLKTTNSGKTWVRDRAADNIAANLYSVKFINDKQGFVLGNDGVLLKYLG
- the LOC125210306 gene encoding uncharacterized protein LOC125210306, with the protein product MEQLNLARQDQEQRMRDAVMQTSEEFEKSHKKLEEKLSETRKRLASLNSENSYLSKAVAMKEKLIEDLNSVKIQTHVFIESGPLEAAHTNPYCARRDCWRICRIVVKTQK